One window of the Granulicella arctica genome contains the following:
- a CDS encoding SDR family oxidoreductase gives MIVVTGASGNLGGHVIASLLEKVPAAKIIATVRNVEKAGDLAKLGIHLRQADYAKPATLAAAFAGAEKVLLISSNELGERVAQHQAVINACVAANVKLLAYTSLLRADTSTLSLASDHLATEQAIRSSGLPFVFLRNGWYQENHTEALGPALQHGAILGAAGDGKFAAATRADYAAAAAAVLSGQGHENKVYELVGDEAYTLSELAAEVSKTAGTAVAYQNLPPAEYEKALLGFGLPAPVAAMLADSDAGAAKGELESASRDLRSLLGRSTTALAQSIRSAIQTK, from the coding sequence CACGTCATTGCAAGCCTGCTGGAGAAGGTGCCGGCTGCAAAGATCATCGCCACCGTTCGCAATGTAGAGAAGGCTGGAGATCTGGCGAAACTCGGAATCCATCTTCGTCAGGCGGATTACGCAAAGCCAGCCACCCTCGCCGCCGCCTTCGCCGGTGCGGAAAAGGTCTTGCTTATCTCTTCGAACGAACTTGGCGAACGTGTCGCGCAGCATCAGGCAGTCATCAATGCCTGCGTAGCCGCAAACGTGAAGCTGCTGGCCTACACAAGCCTCCTGCGGGCAGATACCTCAACCCTGTCGCTTGCGAGTGACCATCTCGCAACCGAGCAGGCCATACGAAGCTCTGGTCTGCCGTTCGTCTTCCTGCGTAACGGCTGGTATCAGGAGAACCACACGGAAGCACTTGGTCCCGCGCTGCAACACGGCGCAATTCTGGGAGCGGCAGGCGACGGTAAGTTCGCAGCGGCGACGCGAGCGGACTATGCAGCCGCAGCCGCAGCCGTTCTGTCAGGACAAGGCCACGAGAACAAGGTGTATGAACTCGTCGGTGACGAAGCCTACACCCTCTCAGAACTTGCTGCCGAGGTCTCAAAGACCGCCGGAACTGCCGTGGCCTACCAGAACCTTCCGCCAGCCGAGTACGAGAAGGCTCTTCTGGGCTTTGGTCTGCCTGCACCCGTTGCGGCAATGCTGGCCGATTCAGATGCTGGTGCGGCAAAGGGAGAACTGGAGAGCGCCTCCCGAGACCTTCGCTCCCTGCTGGGACGATCCACCACTGCCCTCGCCCAGTCGATACGTTCAGCAATCCAAACGAAGTAA
- the murQ gene encoding N-acetylmuramic acid 6-phosphate etherase — MTDLAHLLTESRNPASEHIDELSTLDMLTLINRQDAAVAAAVAEELPQIARAVDAIAARFALGGRLFYIGAGTSGRLGVLDASECPPTFSVPPTLFQGIIAGGDKALRRSSEQSEDSFEEGETDLAVRHFAQPGVFDHDTLIGIAASGRTPYVLGAIAHAKALGALTVGLSCVPASPLAQAAEIAITPATGPEVITGSTRLKAGTATKLVLNMISTGLMIRTGAVYGNLMVNVQTTNQKLVDRGHRIIMQATGCDQTTATRLLTEAGNVKLAIVMGKLHLDRPSAEARLTTTHGNLRHAINPPA, encoded by the coding sequence ATGACCGACCTCGCTCATCTCCTCACCGAGTCCCGCAATCCCGCCTCTGAGCACATCGACGAGCTTTCCACCCTCGACATGCTCACCCTCATCAATCGGCAGGATGCCGCCGTAGCCGCCGCCGTAGCCGAGGAACTCCCACAGATCGCCCGAGCCGTCGACGCCATTGCCGCGCGCTTCGCCCTGGGAGGCCGCCTCTTCTACATCGGTGCCGGTACCAGTGGCCGCCTCGGCGTCCTCGATGCGTCCGAGTGCCCACCCACCTTCTCCGTCCCGCCCACACTCTTCCAGGGCATCATCGCTGGCGGTGATAAAGCCCTTCGCCGCTCCAGCGAGCAGTCTGAGGACTCCTTCGAGGAGGGTGAGACCGACCTCGCCGTCCGCCACTTCGCCCAGCCCGGCGTCTTCGACCACGACACCCTCATCGGCATCGCTGCCAGCGGCCGCACACCGTATGTCCTCGGCGCAATCGCCCATGCGAAGGCACTCGGAGCCCTCACCGTCGGCCTCTCGTGTGTCCCAGCCTCGCCGCTGGCCCAGGCCGCCGAGATCGCCATCACCCCCGCGACCGGCCCCGAAGTCATTACGGGCAGCACCCGCCTCAAAGCCGGAACCGCCACCAAGCTTGTTCTCAACATGATTTCAACAGGACTTATGATCCGCACGGGAGCCGTCTACGGCAACCTCATGGTCAACGTCCAGACGACCAACCAGAAGCTCGTCGACCGGGGCCACCGCATCATTATGCAGGCCACCGGCTGCGACCAGACCACCGCCACCCGCCTGCTCACCGAAGCAGGCAACGTCAAGCTGGCCATCGTCATGGGCAAACTCCACCTCGACAGACCCTCCGCCGAAGCCAGACTCACGACCACTCACGGCAACCTCCGCCACGCCATTAATCCGCCTGCATAG